One Chitinophaga sp. H8 DNA window includes the following coding sequences:
- a CDS encoding prephenate dehydrogenase codes for MIVTVVGVGLIGGSLAISLKEKGLANWIIGVDQQENNLKKAQELHIIDEGAGLKDAMQRSKLIILAIPVDALLKILPDILDNATPDHVIMDVGSTKEKILQLVAGHPKRGRFVAAHPMAGTEYSGPEAAVRNLFLQKTMVLCDVKNSDEDALEVVEQIVDKLQMRLVYMNAEEHDLHTAYVSHISHITSFALALTVLEKEKEQGRIFELASGGFESTVRLAKSSPDMWVPIFKHNRSNVLDVLDEHIHQLQQMKTLLEEEDYEAFYKLIQKSNKIKKILK; via the coding sequence ATGATCGTAACAGTAGTTGGCGTTGGTTTAATAGGAGGCTCACTGGCTATCAGCCTGAAAGAGAAGGGCCTGGCTAACTGGATCATTGGAGTGGACCAACAGGAAAACAATTTAAAGAAAGCACAGGAGCTGCATATTATTGATGAAGGGGCAGGATTAAAGGATGCGATGCAACGCTCCAAGCTCATTATACTGGCTATTCCGGTAGATGCACTACTGAAAATTTTACCGGATATCCTGGACAATGCTACACCGGATCATGTGATCATGGATGTGGGATCTACTAAAGAAAAAATACTGCAACTCGTTGCCGGTCATCCAAAAAGAGGACGCTTCGTTGCTGCCCATCCGATGGCCGGCACCGAGTATTCCGGTCCTGAAGCGGCTGTCCGGAACCTGTTCCTGCAAAAAACGATGGTATTGTGTGATGTAAAGAACAGCGATGAAGATGCACTGGAAGTGGTGGAGCAGATCGTTGATAAGCTACAGATGCGCCTGGTGTACATGAATGCAGAGGAGCATGATCTGCATACGGCTTATGTTTCCCACATTTCCCATATTACTTCCTTTGCACTGGCATTAACAGTACTGGAAAAAGAAAAAGAACAGGGACGCATATTTGAACTGGCAAGTGGTGGTTTTGAATCTACCGTGCGGTTGGCAAAAAGTTCTCCTGACATGTGGGTACCCATCTTTAAGCATAACCGGAGTAATGTGCTGGATGTGCTGGATGAACATATTCATCAGTTGCAGCAAATGAAAACGCTGCTGGAGGAAGAAGACTATGAAGCGTTTTACAAACTGATCCAGAAATCGAATAAGATTAAAAAGATCCTGAAGTAA
- a CDS encoding chorismate mutase, translating to MEQILAKTKFSDPSSDKKPLIISGPCSAETEEQVLATALALAKTGKVDVLRAGIWKPRTRPGSFEGIGTKGLAWLQKARELTALPLAVEVATAKQVEDALHFGVDILWVGARTTVNPFSVQEIADALKGVDTTVLIKNPINPDLELWIGAVERIQKAGITKVGLIHRGFSSYGNTEYRNAPMWHLPIELKRRMPELPMICDPSHISGRRDILQEVSQEAIDLDYDGLMLETHVDPDNAWSDAKQQVTPERLAEILDGIVWRHERTDKKEFNSALDKLRGQINQIDDEIMLLMGNRMKVAEKIGQYKKENNVTILQTNRWNEILDRNIKKGEKLGLTKEFILKYFDAIHLESINRQNKVMNDEK from the coding sequence ATGGAACAAATCTTAGCAAAAACTAAATTCTCTGATCCGTCTTCTGATAAAAAGCCGTTGATCATCTCTGGTCCCTGCAGTGCAGAAACAGAAGAACAAGTGCTGGCCACCGCACTGGCACTGGCCAAAACCGGCAAGGTGGATGTACTGCGTGCTGGTATCTGGAAACCCCGTACCCGTCCGGGTTCTTTCGAAGGTATTGGTACCAAGGGACTGGCCTGGTTACAAAAAGCACGTGAGCTGACTGCTTTGCCGCTGGCGGTAGAAGTAGCTACTGCTAAGCAGGTGGAAGATGCTTTGCATTTCGGTGTAGACATTTTGTGGGTAGGTGCCCGTACCACAGTAAACCCTTTCTCTGTACAGGAAATAGCAGATGCCCTGAAAGGAGTGGATACTACTGTTTTGATCAAAAATCCTATCAACCCTGATCTGGAATTGTGGATTGGTGCTGTAGAAAGAATCCAGAAAGCAGGTATCACCAAAGTAGGTTTGATTCACCGTGGTTTTTCCAGCTATGGCAATACCGAATACCGCAATGCGCCAATGTGGCACCTCCCTATCGAATTAAAGCGCCGTATGCCTGAGCTGCCAATGATCTGTGATCCCAGCCATATCTCCGGCCGTCGCGATATCTTACAGGAAGTTTCTCAGGAAGCGATTGACCTGGATTACGATGGACTGATGCTGGAAACACACGTAGATCCGGACAACGCATGGAGCGATGCCAAACAACAGGTGACTCCGGAAAGACTGGCCGAAATACTGGATGGTATTGTATGGCGTCATGAGCGTACTGACAAAAAAGAATTTAACTCTGCACTGGATAAACTGCGTGGACAGATTAATCAGATAGACGATGAAATCATGTTACTGATGGGCAACCGTATGAAAGTAGCAGAGAAAATCGGTCAGTACAAAAAGGAAAATAACGTTACCATCCTACAAACTAACCGCTGGAATGAAATCCTGGACCGTAATATCAAAAAAGGTGAAAAATTAGGTCTGACAAAAGAATTCATCCTGAAATATTTTGATGCGATACACCTGGAGTCTATCAACCGTCAGAATAAAGTAATGAATGATGAAAAATAG
- the aroB gene encoding 3-dehydroquinate synthase — protein sequence MKTLSYQFQQQATRYLMGESLLQLGNYVDIARTVLVLDENVDKHYGDKLQGWKKLVIPDGEDHKNMEVLQEIIDGLIELEADRKTTLVGIGGGMVTDMAGFAASIYMRGIPFGFVPTTLLAQVDASLGGKNGVSHGKHKNMLGIIRQPEFILFDYTLPATMPAEEWHNGFAEIIKYACIMDAALFDYLEVNRDKALARDVEVLEFLVERSVDSKTKVVLEDELETGARRWLNFGHTLGHAVEKLESIAHGKAVAIGMVAAAKISEKLTGLPVEQTNRLIRLINDYQLPVTLTSNKEEVYNIFKLDKKREKDVIHFVLLEEIGKAVTQPVPLATLKELLEEL from the coding sequence ATGAAAACGTTATCATACCAATTCCAGCAACAGGCCACCCGTTATCTGATGGGAGAAAGCCTGTTGCAACTGGGTAATTATGTAGATATTGCCAGAACAGTATTAGTCCTGGATGAAAATGTGGATAAACATTACGGCGACAAGCTGCAGGGCTGGAAAAAGCTGGTCATCCCTGATGGGGAAGATCACAAGAATATGGAAGTATTGCAAGAGATCATTGATGGGCTGATAGAACTGGAGGCAGATCGCAAAACTACACTCGTAGGTATTGGTGGAGGTATGGTAACGGATATGGCTGGTTTTGCCGCCAGTATCTATATGCGGGGCATTCCGTTTGGTTTTGTACCCACTACTTTGCTGGCCCAGGTAGATGCCTCTTTAGGTGGTAAAAACGGGGTGAGCCATGGTAAGCACAAAAATATGCTGGGCATCATCCGTCAGCCGGAGTTTATTTTGTTTGACTACACATTGCCCGCTACCATGCCGGCAGAAGAGTGGCATAACGGCTTTGCTGAAATCATAAAATATGCCTGCATTATGGATGCAGCATTGTTCGATTATCTTGAAGTGAACCGGGACAAAGCGCTGGCTAGAGATGTGGAAGTCCTGGAATTCCTGGTAGAACGGTCAGTAGATAGTAAAACCAAAGTAGTACTGGAAGATGAGCTGGAAACCGGCGCCCGCCGCTGGTTAAACTTTGGGCATACTCTGGGGCATGCAGTGGAAAAGCTGGAAAGTATTGCACATGGAAAAGCGGTAGCCATTGGTATGGTGGCGGCCGCCAAAATTTCTGAGAAACTTACCGGTTTGCCGGTAGAGCAGACGAACCGCCTCATCCGCCTGATAAATGATTATCAGCTGCCGGTTACCCTTACCTCCAATAAGGAAGAAGTATATAACATTTTCAAATTGGATAAGAAGCGGGAAAAGGATGTGATCCATTTTGTTTTATTGGAAGAAATAGGAAAGGCCGTAACGCAGCCAGTGCCTTTGGCAACCCTGAAAGAGTTACTGGAGGAGTTGTAA
- the aroA gene encoding 3-phosphoshikimate 1-carboxyvinyltransferase — MQVTVSPASIKGTVTANPSKSAMQRAVAAALLAKGKSIIRNPGLSNDCLAALGVAENLGATVKRGEDYFEITGNGMQPSAAEQQPASTINCGESGLGIRMFTPIAALAASAITIDGHGSLATRPMDFFQEVLPQLDVQCTTQGGRLPLKIQGPLHPKDITIDGSLSSQFLTGLLMAYGATAEDVTITVKDLKSKPYIALTLQLMAHFGVKVEQKNFEQFHFGKKQAYKAGEYTVEGDWSGAAFLLVAAAVAGKAEVHHLNTQSAQSDKAILTALEDAGAQMMPGMFTIIIEKGGLQPFEFDATDCPDLFPPLVALAANCKGTTKIKGVSRLAHKESDRGVTLQEEFGKMGIRIDLQEDEMLVHGGTGIKGANVHSHNDHRIAMACAVAALTADGPVVIENAEAINKSYPEFYEHLQQIGGKVSIAQHA, encoded by the coding sequence ATGCAAGTAACTGTATCACCAGCTAGTATAAAAGGCACTGTTACCGCCAATCCGTCAAAAAGTGCCATGCAGCGTGCCGTTGCAGCAGCACTGCTGGCAAAAGGAAAAAGTATTATCCGGAACCCCGGCTTAAGTAATGACTGCCTGGCAGCATTAGGTGTAGCGGAAAATCTGGGTGCCACTGTAAAGCGTGGAGAAGATTATTTCGAGATTACCGGAAATGGTATGCAACCTTCAGCAGCGGAACAACAGCCGGCAAGTACGATCAACTGTGGAGAATCAGGACTGGGTATCCGTATGTTTACCCCTATTGCAGCATTAGCTGCCTCGGCTATCACCATTGATGGTCATGGCAGTCTGGCTACCCGTCCTATGGATTTTTTCCAGGAGGTATTGCCCCAGCTGGATGTACAATGCACCACCCAGGGCGGCAGGCTTCCCCTGAAAATACAGGGGCCGCTGCATCCTAAAGATATTACGATCGATGGTTCACTCAGCTCCCAGTTTCTGACCGGATTGCTGATGGCATATGGTGCCACAGCAGAAGATGTCACTATCACGGTAAAAGACCTGAAAAGCAAGCCTTACATTGCATTAACCCTGCAGTTGATGGCGCATTTTGGAGTGAAGGTGGAACAAAAGAATTTTGAACAATTCCATTTTGGTAAAAAACAAGCCTATAAAGCAGGCGAATATACCGTAGAAGGAGATTGGAGCGGTGCCGCGTTTTTACTGGTGGCGGCTGCAGTAGCCGGCAAGGCAGAGGTACATCATTTAAATACACAATCTGCCCAATCGGATAAAGCGATATTGACAGCGCTGGAAGATGCAGGAGCACAGATGATGCCCGGTATGTTTACCATCATTATAGAAAAGGGTGGATTACAGCCTTTCGAATTTGATGCTACAGACTGTCCGGATCTGTTTCCGCCGCTGGTAGCACTGGCAGCTAACTGCAAGGGTACTACGAAAATAAAAGGGGTGAGCCGGCTGGCACATAAAGAAAGTGACCGTGGCGTAACCCTGCAGGAGGAATTTGGAAAGATGGGCATACGTATTGACCTGCAGGAGGATGAAATGCTGGTACATGGCGGTACAGGTATAAAAGGGGCTAATGTACATTCGCATAATGACCACCGTATTGCGATGGCCTGTGCGGTAGCGGCATTAACAGCTGATGGGCCTGTGGTAATCGAAAATGCAGAGGCCATTAATAAATCATATCCGGAATTTTATGAACATTTGCAGCAGATAGGTGGCAAGGTGAGCATAGCACAACATGCTTAG
- a CDS encoding chorismate synthase, whose amino-acid sequence MNSFGRIFRVNVFGESHGESVGVNIDGLPAGIPLRQEDFLPDLLRRKAGAKGTTPRKEDDLPFIKSGVFNDHTTGAPVTILFENNNTRSTDYEKLREFPRPGHADFVATRKYGGFEDYRGGGHFSGRLTLNLVAAGVIAKKILGEGIQVNASLKEVGGLADAEEGLAAAIAAKDSVGGIVECVVDGLPVGLGEPFFDSVESCIAHAAFAIPAIKGIEFGAGFAAAKMKGIEHNDAIIDASGKTATNHAGGVVGGITNGNPLVFRVAVKPTSSTPKPQHTLNIKSGQVEDFSVKGRHDLCIALRVPVVLEAVTAMVLADFMLLEQRTGRIWK is encoded by the coding sequence GTGAATAGTTTTGGCAGAATTTTCAGGGTAAATGTTTTTGGGGAATCGCATGGAGAAAGTGTAGGTGTAAATATTGACGGATTGCCGGCGGGCATCCCTTTAAGGCAGGAAGATTTTCTGCCGGATCTGTTAAGACGTAAAGCGGGTGCAAAAGGCACTACTCCCCGTAAGGAGGATGATCTGCCATTTATCAAATCCGGTGTATTCAATGACCATACTACCGGTGCGCCTGTTACTATATTGTTTGAAAACAATAATACACGCAGCACGGATTACGAAAAGCTGCGGGAATTTCCCCGTCCTGGTCATGCTGATTTTGTAGCTACCCGGAAATACGGTGGATTTGAAGATTATCGTGGTGGTGGTCATTTCAGTGGCAGGCTTACGCTTAATCTGGTAGCTGCCGGGGTAATCGCCAAAAAGATATTAGGAGAAGGTATACAGGTAAATGCATCTTTGAAAGAAGTAGGCGGACTGGCAGATGCGGAAGAAGGACTGGCGGCAGCGATTGCTGCCAAAGATTCCGTAGGAGGTATCGTGGAGTGTGTGGTGGATGGCTTACCAGTAGGTTTGGGTGAACCATTTTTTGACTCCGTAGAATCCTGTATTGCGCATGCTGCATTTGCTATTCCGGCTATTAAAGGAATAGAATTTGGTGCAGGCTTTGCTGCTGCAAAGATGAAAGGCATAGAACATAATGATGCTATTATAGATGCTTCCGGTAAAACTGCCACCAATCATGCTGGTGGCGTAGTAGGGGGCATTACCAATGGTAACCCCCTGGTATTCCGGGTGGCAGTAAAACCTACTTCCAGTACGCCTAAACCACAACATACGCTGAACATTAAAAGCGGACAGGTGGAAGACTTTAGCGTAAAAGGACGCCATGATCTGTGTATCGCTTTACGCGTACCGGTAGTGCTGGAAGCTGTTACGGCGATGGTGCTGGCAGATTTTATGCTGCTGGAACAGCGTACAGGCAGGATCTGGAAATAG
- a CDS encoding FKBP-type peptidyl-prolyl cis-trans isomerase: MIKKYLFLGALAVFSLQGYSQTAAKPKAKPAAKPAATATKQLLKTSIDSVSYGIGQDIANNLKAQGMENINTAVLAKAIQDVLKNNPPLLTKEQSNMSISNYLQQLKTEKATKNKAEGEKFLAENKAKAGVVTLASGLQYQVIKEGTGAKPTINDKVKTHYHGMLIDGTVFDSSVERGEPISFPVSGVIKGWTEALQLMPVGSKWRLFIPADLAYGDRQAGAKIGPGSTLIFDVELLDIEK; the protein is encoded by the coding sequence ATGATTAAAAAGTACCTATTCCTGGGCGCACTTGCGGTATTCTCCTTACAGGGGTACAGCCAGACTGCCGCTAAGCCCAAAGCAAAACCGGCAGCCAAACCAGCGGCTACCGCAACAAAACAACTATTAAAAACCAGCATAGATTCTGTGAGTTATGGCATAGGACAGGATATTGCCAACAACCTGAAAGCACAGGGCATGGAAAATATCAATACTGCTGTACTCGCAAAAGCCATACAGGATGTATTAAAAAACAATCCTCCACTTTTAACAAAAGAACAGAGCAATATGAGCATTAGTAATTATCTGCAACAATTAAAAACAGAAAAAGCCACCAAGAATAAAGCCGAAGGGGAAAAATTCCTGGCAGAAAATAAAGCAAAAGCCGGCGTGGTAACATTAGCCAGCGGATTGCAATACCAGGTAATCAAGGAAGGTACCGGCGCCAAACCTACTATCAATGACAAGGTAAAAACACATTACCATGGTATGCTGATAGACGGTACTGTATTTGACAGCTCAGTAGAAAGAGGAGAACCTATCTCCTTCCCGGTGAGCGGTGTGATCAAAGGCTGGACAGAAGCCCTCCAGTTAATGCCTGTAGGCTCCAAATGGCGTTTATTCATTCCTGCCGACCTTGCATATGGTGATCGCCAGGCAGGCGCTAAAATAGGCCCCGGATCCACTTTAATCTTTGACGTGGAATTGCTGGATATAGAAAAGTAA